One stretch of Halodesulfovibrio sp. MK-HDV DNA includes these proteins:
- a CDS encoding methyl-accepting chemotaxis protein, with the protein MSIKKLLLLGFSTAIGLSLLIGIIGYKSALDSTEQIKELVFYDVALREQALEIKNSLLLHRRYEKDIFLNIGNRQKQQGYLRKLENVSAITHKQIATIEELESGVVELTSLERNAIKTFSSAYSHYLTGVQKITQQAINSNIDPVEANKLMKPYKQPIHEMEKALNQLGEFSHNILIKESQESLALLNNSENLIKFACAVAILLGGLIAFIVFRAINNPLTELTIFANKVAGGDLNAKTNSTFSGEMSVLHEAINRMVLELKDKLGFAEGVLNAIPTPCGIVGSDFKMLWANQQLCSLLEKKGTPESYKGVSSGELYWDDKNKETLSDKAIKERKQLHVTCERHLTSGRTLFIDVTTTPVYDLDKNIIGSVSFWYNLTELNNQRKVIEEQNERISRAALEATSIAEQVAEEAGQLEIQINQTTQGASIQSERIGETATAVEQMNATTLEVARNAARAAEDADIAQRTASDGAGIVKNVVQSTEEVQQYAEDMRGTITELGTQADSIGSIINVINDIADQTNLLALNAAIEAARAGDAGRGFAVVADEVRKLAEKTMQATNEVESVVNGIQQSSKSTLTQMENVATRIGQNTELTMSAGTALEQIVEAGTQTADRVRSIATASEEQSAASEQIARASDEVNTLTQEAAQGMTAAADAVTALAALSQKLEVVIREIQQ; encoded by the coding sequence ATGTCTATTAAGAAACTTTTATTATTGGGGTTCAGCACGGCTATCGGGTTGTCGCTGCTGATTGGAATAATCGGATATAAATCCGCATTAGATTCCACAGAACAAATTAAAGAACTGGTTTTTTATGATGTAGCGCTTAGAGAACAGGCTTTGGAAATCAAAAATTCTCTGTTGCTCCATCGCCGCTATGAAAAAGACATTTTTCTTAACATTGGAAACAGGCAGAAACAACAAGGGTATCTTCGTAAACTGGAAAATGTAAGTGCCATTACACACAAGCAAATTGCCACCATTGAAGAACTGGAATCCGGGGTTGTTGAGCTCACAAGTCTGGAACGTAATGCAATCAAGACGTTTTCTTCTGCGTATTCACACTACCTAACGGGTGTCCAGAAAATTACACAACAGGCTATCAACTCAAATATCGATCCGGTTGAAGCCAACAAGCTGATGAAGCCCTACAAACAGCCAATACATGAAATGGAGAAGGCACTGAACCAACTCGGTGAATTCAGCCACAACATACTAATTAAAGAGAGTCAGGAATCGTTAGCTCTGCTCAACAATTCTGAAAACTTGATTAAGTTTGCCTGTGCTGTTGCGATTCTGCTCGGTGGGTTGATTGCTTTCATTGTGTTCCGCGCCATAAACAATCCCCTTACTGAGTTGACTATTTTTGCCAACAAAGTGGCAGGTGGTGATCTGAATGCAAAAACAAACAGTACTTTCTCTGGCGAAATGAGCGTTCTCCACGAAGCCATCAACCGCATGGTTCTTGAGCTCAAAGACAAACTCGGCTTTGCAGAAGGAGTTCTGAACGCCATCCCTACTCCATGTGGTATCGTCGGCTCAGACTTCAAAATGCTCTGGGCGAACCAGCAGCTCTGTAGTCTGCTGGAAAAAAAGGGTACCCCAGAAAGCTACAAAGGCGTCAGCTCTGGTGAATTATACTGGGATGACAAGAACAAGGAAACTCTCTCCGATAAAGCGATTAAAGAACGCAAACAACTTCATGTCACTTGCGAACGCCACCTCACCTCCGGACGAACTCTCTTCATCGATGTCACCACAACTCCTGTTTACGATCTAGATAAAAACATCATCGGCTCAGTATCATTCTGGTACAACCTCACCGAACTGAATAACCAGCGAAAAGTTATTGAAGAGCAAAATGAACGCATCAGCCGCGCAGCTCTGGAAGCTACATCTATTGCTGAACAGGTTGCCGAAGAAGCAGGTCAGTTAGAAATACAGATCAACCAGACCACACAAGGTGCTTCTATTCAGAGCGAGCGTATCGGTGAAACAGCAACTGCTGTAGAGCAGATGAATGCCACCACGCTGGAAGTTGCACGCAATGCAGCTCGCGCAGCTGAAGATGCTGATATTGCACAAAGAACAGCTTCCGACGGTGCAGGCATCGTCAAAAACGTTGTGCAGTCTACTGAAGAAGTACAGCAATATGCTGAAGACATGCGAGGCACCATCACAGAACTCGGCACTCAAGCCGATTCGATTGGCAGCATAATCAACGTCATTAACGACATTGCTGACCAAACAAACCTTCTTGCACTCAACGCTGCCATTGAAGCTGCACGCGCTGGCGACGCCGGACGTGGATTTGCAGTAGTAGCAGACGAAGTTCGTAAGCTTGCAGAAAAAACCATGCAGGCAACAAACGAAGTTGAAAGCGTAGTGAATGGAATTCAACAGAGCTCCAAATCGACACTGACTCAAATGGAAAACGTAGCAACACGTATTGGGCAAAACACTGAACTTACAATGAGCGCGGGCACTGCACTTGAGCAAATTGTTGAAGCAGGTACGCAAACAGCAGATAGAGTTCGTTCCATCGCGACCGCGTCAGAAGAACAATCCGCTGCATCAGAACAAATTGCGCGCGCATCTGATGAGGTAAACACCCTCACTCAAGAAGCAGCACAAGGCATGACCGCAGCAGCGGATGCTGTTACCGCACTTGCCGCACTTTCACAAAAACTTGAAGTTGTTATACGAGAAATCCAGCAATAG
- a CDS encoding MarR family winged helix-turn-helix transcriptional regulator: MNNKEETIKYMTGRLIRIINKHLRIEEQPIPISEGVELTSSEVHCLQAIGLNEGTNLKSIASVMGVSKSAVSQMVSKLEKKKLVRKDRALDNNKEFLAFLTDSGWEAFNIHQEFHERHMHNLLGRLDEFSDPQIASASAILAVVETVVDERMSEIFSRLK, translated from the coding sequence ATCAAATATATGACTGGAAGACTTATACGGATAATCAACAAACACCTGCGTATTGAAGAGCAGCCTATTCCCATAAGCGAAGGGGTTGAACTCACATCCAGTGAGGTTCATTGCTTGCAGGCCATCGGATTAAACGAGGGAACCAATCTTAAATCAATTGCTTCGGTTATGGGTGTTTCTAAAAGTGCTGTTTCTCAAATGGTAAGCAAACTTGAGAAAAAGAAGTTGGTACGTAAAGACCGTGCTCTGGATAACAATAAGGAATTTCTTGCTTTTCTAACTGATTCCGGTTGGGAAGCTTTCAATATCCATCAGGAATTCCACGAACGACACATGCATAACCTACTGGGCAGACTGGATGAATTTTCTGATCCGCAGATTGCTTCCGCGTCCGCAATTCTTGCTGTTGTTGAAACTGTGGTAGATGAACGCATGTCCGAAATTTTCAGCAGACTCAAATAA
- a CDS encoding type III secretion system chaperone, giving the protein MEYKNTLRNLLTEFAENIDHGPLTFDESGYSRITIKGNLSVRLDIDEANGSLQLVTIVSPDNPEIYADLLEINAFRNQLAGARFVLLREEGNIALLKHVEIEDLTLQKFELIFTEFLAIAQKWTETLALRDPEEIDDSDKTQPLEMDDVFNRA; this is encoded by the coding sequence ATGGAATATAAAAACACGCTCCGAAATCTTCTCACTGAATTTGCAGAAAATATCGATCATGGGCCACTCACTTTTGATGAAAGTGGTTACAGCCGCATCACGATCAAAGGCAACTTATCAGTTCGCCTCGATATAGATGAAGCAAATGGGTCGTTGCAACTCGTAACGATTGTTTCGCCTGACAATCCCGAAATTTATGCCGATCTTTTGGAAATTAACGCGTTTCGCAATCAATTAGCAGGTGCCAGATTTGTTCTTTTACGAGAAGAAGGAAACATTGCGTTGCTGAAACACGTTGAAATAGAAGATCTCACCCTGCAAAAATTTGAATTGATATTTACAGAATTCCTAGCCATTGCACAAAAGTGGACAGAAACACTTGCACTAAGAGACCCTGAAGAAATAGACGATTCTGATAAAACTCAGCCTCTTGAAATGGACGATGTTTTTAACAGAGCATAA
- a CDS encoding class I SAM-dependent methyltransferase, which translates to MNTNCKTALPCTGGRGARKRGPTSYKMHDSDLVFEALGLENGDVFLDMGCGPGDYSLHAAGAVGSKGTVYALDSNINMLKEVAKQTAENSVSNIRTIHGEMSDVLPFEDESVDTCFMSTSLHCMDLQAYGTALFKEVQRILKTSGQVAILECKKEKADFGPPLHMRISSEDIKSFVLPLEFHETAYLDLGFNYLIKFKK; encoded by the coding sequence ATGAATACGAATTGTAAGACAGCGTTGCCTTGTACAGGAGGCCGTGGAGCACGCAAACGCGGTCCAACGAGCTACAAAATGCATGACTCAGACCTTGTTTTTGAGGCGCTGGGACTAGAAAATGGTGACGTATTCCTTGATATGGGTTGCGGCCCGGGAGATTACTCGCTTCATGCTGCAGGAGCTGTTGGAAGCAAGGGAACTGTGTATGCGCTGGATAGCAACATAAATATGCTCAAAGAAGTTGCGAAGCAGACTGCTGAAAATAGCGTATCCAATATCCGTACAATCCATGGAGAGATGTCTGACGTGCTGCCTTTTGAGGACGAAAGCGTGGATACATGCTTCATGAGCACCTCTCTGCATTGTATGGATTTACAGGCGTACGGAACAGCACTCTTTAAGGAAGTTCAGCGCATACTTAAAACTTCAGGGCAGGTTGCTATTCTTGAATGCAAAAAAGAGAAGGCTGATTTCGGACCTCCGCTGCATATGCGTATTTCATCAGAAGATATTAAGTCCTTTGTACTGCCTTTGGAGTTTCATGAGACCGCATATCTGGATCTCGGTTTTAACTATCTGATCAAATTTAAAAAGTAA
- a CDS encoding flavodoxin domain-containing protein encodes MNILNLYASLNGQTEKIAREIEKTALMGEHIVTTVNVKKQEDIIDLLAYDFIFIGSGVYTWLPGKAMLDWMKRQMDYIRKNDLILPGSPRTPGKFVCVYCTYAGPHTGEAEAIPAIKYMGQLFDHLGITIVDEWSIVGAFIPKKMHQLNISGRLGNIEGRPNDEDLRQVRERVKGMLNSLQVSISST; translated from the coding sequence ATGAATATTCTTAATCTGTACGCATCGTTGAACGGGCAGACTGAAAAGATTGCCCGTGAAATTGAAAAAACAGCACTGATGGGTGAGCATATAGTTACAACAGTTAATGTTAAAAAGCAGGAAGATATTATCGACCTGCTCGCGTATGACTTTATCTTTATCGGTTCCGGTGTGTATACTTGGCTGCCGGGAAAAGCCATGCTGGACTGGATGAAAAGACAAATGGATTACATCCGCAAAAATGATTTAATTCTTCCGGGATCGCCAAGAACTCCCGGAAAGTTTGTCTGCGTGTATTGTACTTACGCCGGACCGCATACTGGTGAGGCCGAAGCGATCCCAGCAATCAAATATATGGGGCAGCTCTTCGATCACTTAGGTATTACCATCGTCGACGAATGGAGTATTGTAGGAGCGTTTATTCCTAAAAAAATGCATCAATTGAATATTAGCGGTCGGCTTGGAAATATCGAAGGACGCCCGAATGATGAAGACTTGCGTCAGGTACGGGAAAGGGTAAAAGGCATGCTCAACTCATTACAGGTTTCTATTTCTTCAACATGA